The bacterium genome includes a window with the following:
- a CDS encoding glycosyltransferase: protein MKLLLVADQYYPPTLGGSAITIRRLAHGLAERGHDVTILAPGTQGMRNYVERDGQTTVVRARAIPALHLATNTNKESAPRITILPDNLVEHTIHRIQPDLVQLVTPTIMGPSALKNARRLGIPVVASNHGIPDNLIPFKVDRDWLAYKIFDNVYWAEVVSFLNQVDFVTAPTNLACDMLTERGLEKQPVPVSNGVDLNVFTPPSPGEKERLRVRFKLPNDRPVVLYAGRLALEKRLDVLLEAMPKVLAQTQCHFLFMGAGALDVKGMVAGLGLSDHATFTGLVDDQSLPLVYRAADMLVLPSESELQGMVLLEGAASGLPLIGANALAIPEIVHHADNGFLHLPGNSDDLAERIICLVDDAELRAQYGRRSVELVQHHALEACIGQMESIYEEMIALPR from the coding sequence ATGAAGCTGCTCTTGGTAGCGGATCAGTATTACCCCCCGACGCTCGGCGGCAGCGCCATCACCATCCGGCGCCTGGCCCACGGTCTCGCCGAGCGCGGCCACGACGTGACGATCCTCGCGCCGGGCACCCAGGGCATGCGCAACTACGTGGAGCGCGACGGCCAGACGACGGTGGTCCGCGCCCGCGCCATCCCGGCCCTGCACCTGGCGACCAACACCAACAAAGAGTCCGCTCCGCGCATCACCATCCTCCCCGATAACCTGGTCGAGCACACCATCCACCGGATCCAGCCGGATCTGGTGCAGCTCGTCACGCCGACCATCATGGGCCCCTCGGCTCTCAAGAATGCGCGTCGGCTCGGGATCCCGGTGGTGGCGAGCAACCATGGCATTCCGGACAACCTGATCCCTTTCAAGGTCGACCGCGACTGGCTCGCCTACAAGATCTTCGACAACGTCTACTGGGCCGAGGTCGTCTCGTTCCTCAACCAGGTGGACTTCGTCACGGCGCCGACCAACCTGGCCTGCGACATGCTGACCGAGCGTGGTCTGGAGAAGCAGCCGGTGCCCGTCTCCAACGGGGTGGACCTCAACGTCTTCACGCCGCCCTCGCCCGGCGAGAAGGAGCGGCTCCGGGTCCGCTTCAAGCTGCCGAACGATCGCCCCGTCGTCCTCTACGCGGGCCGTCTTGCGCTTGAGAAACGCCTTGACGTGCTGCTCGAGGCCATGCCCAAGGTGCTCGCCCAGACCCAGTGCCATTTCCTCTTCATGGGGGCCGGCGCCCTCGACGTGAAGGGGATGGTCGCGGGCCTCGGCCTCTCGGATCATGCGACCTTCACTGGGCTGGTGGATGACCAGAGCCTGCCCTTGGTGTACCGAGCGGCCGACATGCTGGTGCTGCCCTCCGAGTCGGAGCTCCAGGGGATGGTGCTGCTCGAAGGGGCGGCGAGCGGTTTGCCGCTCATCGGGGCCAACGCGCTCGCGATCCCCGAGATCGTCCACCACGCGGACAACGGCTTCCTGCACCTGCCGGGCAACTCGGACGATCTAGCCGAGCGCATCATCTGCCTGGTCGATGATGCGGAGCTGCGTGCTCAGTACGGCCGGCGCAGTGTCGAGCTGGTCCAGCACCACGCTCTCGAAGCCTGTATCGGCCAGATGGAGTCGATCTACGAAGAGATGATCGCCCTGCCCAGGTAG
- a CDS encoding phage holin family protein, which translates to MVLIRQWLASALAFLAIALYLPGFHVSDPVSAVLASAVLGLFNAILRPILQLFAFPLTLMTFGLFLLVINGLMMWLVPFVVKGVRIEAFVANGMQVPAFATAMLAAVLVSLASWLIGGLLRVLTGAKK; encoded by the coding sequence GTGGTCCTCATCCGTCAATGGCTAGCTTCCGCCCTGGCCTTTCTCGCCATCGCCCTGTACCTGCCCGGTTTTCACGTCAGCGATCCGGTTTCCGCGGTGCTCGCGAGCGCCGTCCTGGGGCTCTTCAACGCCATCCTGCGCCCCATCCTTCAGCTCTTCGCCTTCCCGTTGACCCTGATGACCTTCGGGCTCTTCCTCTTGGTTATCAACGGTCTGATGATGTGGCTGGTGCCCTTCGTGGTGAAGGGGGTGCGGATCGAGGCCTTCGTGGCCAACGGCATGCAGGTGCCGGCCTTCGCGACCGCCATGCTCGCCGCGGTGCTCGTGTCCTTGGCCAGCTGGCTCATCGGCGGGCTGCTCAGGGTCCTGACCGGCGCTAAGAAGTAA
- a CDS encoding alkaline phosphatase family protein, with protein MQDHRPLHLIVIDGWHPGLLQQERDRLPAFSFLAAAGLLDLECVSTFPTVTPSALSTLVTGVMPSVHGIRGIMWYHREEDRYVHYWPSHQSLVRGTLPRVLRDIFIHLNGAHLNVSTPTVFERLEAAGLVCGNVNFPITRGTCLHRATLPRLISWLAGLEPDLAVSGPRHCYLGDFVPMPGFGKQGLFGRFGINDDRAGDYGAAMIKEQHPDFSLVYLNEHDLRSHHAGPMGCAYSLSIIDRQLAKLMDAYGSWEKAVTEARWILVGDHAQSPIGGRPGYAVNVFKAFKGFTVAPLAVGGLDARGADLAIAPNDRSALIYLRDPTRLSDVLEQVARWPSVDQIAWREGQDCCAMSAESGRVLRWRAGGDRLDPHGRAWRLAGDPGVLGLRLDRDGGLGGLEYPDALSRLGDALEGGADVVLTAKRGYEFTTGITMGKGNHGSLAKEDSMVPLLTVGLPPLGAPSRTSDVARLVLAAFGLASIPPASLWRQSWSSSVNG; from the coding sequence ATGCAAGACCACCGCCCTCTGCACCTGATCGTGATCGACGGCTGGCATCCAGGGCTGCTCCAGCAGGAGCGCGATCGCTTGCCCGCTTTTTCCTTCCTCGCGGCGGCGGGCCTGCTCGATCTGGAGTGCGTCTCGACCTTCCCGACCGTCACCCCGAGCGCGCTCAGCACCCTGGTGACCGGGGTCATGCCGAGCGTCCACGGCATCCGCGGGATCATGTGGTACCACCGCGAGGAGGACCGCTACGTCCACTACTGGCCCTCGCACCAGAGCCTTGTCAGGGGGACCCTGCCGCGCGTGCTCCGCGACATCTTCATCCACCTGAACGGCGCCCACCTTAACGTGTCGACCCCCACGGTCTTCGAGCGCCTCGAAGCGGCGGGGCTCGTCTGCGGCAACGTGAACTTCCCGATCACCCGCGGGACCTGCCTGCATCGGGCGACGCTGCCCCGCTTGATCTCCTGGCTTGCGGGGCTGGAGCCGGATCTCGCCGTGAGCGGCCCGCGCCACTGCTACCTGGGGGATTTCGTGCCCATGCCGGGCTTCGGCAAGCAGGGCCTCTTCGGCCGCTTCGGCATCAACGACGATCGGGCGGGGGATTATGGGGCCGCCATGATCAAGGAGCAACACCCCGACTTCAGCCTCGTCTACCTGAACGAGCACGACCTTCGCTCGCATCACGCGGGCCCCATGGGGTGCGCCTACAGCCTCTCGATCATCGATCGGCAGCTCGCCAAGCTGATGGACGCCTACGGCTCCTGGGAGAAGGCGGTGACCGAGGCCCGCTGGATCCTGGTCGGCGACCACGCCCAGAGTCCCATCGGCGGCAGGCCGGGGTACGCCGTCAACGTCTTCAAGGCCTTCAAGGGCTTCACGGTGGCTCCTTTGGCCGTGGGGGGGCTGGACGCGCGGGGGGCAGACCTTGCGATCGCCCCCAATGATCGCTCGGCGCTCATCTACCTGCGGGATCCCACGCGGCTGTCCGACGTGCTGGAGCAGGTCGCGCGCTGGCCGAGCGTGGATCAGATCGCCTGGCGCGAAGGCCAAGACTGCTGCGCCATGAGCGCCGAAAGCGGGCGGGTGCTGCGCTGGCGCGCGGGGGGCGATCGCCTGGATCCGCACGGGCGCGCCTGGAGGCTCGCGGGCGACCCCGGGGTCCTCGGCCTGCGCCTCGATCGCGACGGAGGGCTTGGCGGCTTGGAGTACCCGGATGCGCTTTCGCGACTCGGGGACGCCCTGGAGGGCGGAGCGGACGTGGTGTTGACCGCAAAGCGCGGCTACGAGTTCACCACGGGCATCACCATGGGCAAGGGCAACCACGGCAGCCTTGCGAAAGAGGACTCCATGGTCCCATTATTGACGGTGGGGCTGCCGCCGCTCGGCGCACCTTCGCGCACCAGCGACGTGGCGCGCCTGGTGCTCGCGGCTTTCGGCCTCGCGTCCATCCCGCCCGCGTCCTTGTGGAGGCAATCGTGGTCCTCATCCGTCAATGGCTAG
- a CDS encoding BON domain-containing protein: MEKVYLVSKVRTALATDERVGTTDLRVQFTPEGRGVVTGEVNSDAQRQAVSAVLAALPEARDFLNRTHVRIVRAPDEAEVILPGGHTP; the protein is encoded by the coding sequence ATGGAAAAGGTGTACCTGGTCAGCAAGGTCCGCACCGCGCTCGCCACCGACGAGCGGGTGGGCACGACCGACCTGCGGGTCCAGTTCACGCCCGAGGGACGCGGGGTGGTCACCGGTGAGGTCAACTCGGACGCCCAACGCCAAGCCGTCAGCGCGGTGCTTGCGGCCCTGCCCGAGGCCCGCGACTTCCTCAACCGCACCCACGTGCGCATCGTGCGAGCGCCCGACGAGGCCGAGGTCATCCTGCCGGGAGGCCATACGCCATGA
- a CDS encoding metallophosphoesterase, producing MIRIAASGDLHCRADAIGLFAPWFSKLNREADLLLLAGDLTNWGEAAEAEALATELASLSIPVLCVMGNHDYHAETPHLVREILEEAGAIVLEKESTVVEVRGQTLGVVGTKGFAGGFGQACIAPFGEPEIKQFMRETYACAEAIEQGLTSLETDYKVVLLHYSPIPETLKGESVGVYPFLGSSILGEPIDACGADLVLHGHAHRGSEHGQTPGGVPVRNCSIPVLGRPYALYELQKVREPARY from the coding sequence ATGATCCGGATCGCCGCCAGCGGAGACCTGCACTGCCGGGCCGATGCGATCGGGCTGTTCGCCCCTTGGTTCTCCAAGCTCAACCGCGAAGCCGACCTGCTGCTGTTGGCCGGGGACCTGACCAACTGGGGCGAGGCGGCCGAAGCCGAGGCCCTCGCCACCGAGCTTGCGAGTCTCTCGATCCCGGTGCTGTGCGTCATGGGCAACCACGACTACCACGCCGAGACCCCGCACCTGGTGCGCGAGATCCTGGAAGAGGCGGGCGCCATCGTCCTCGAGAAGGAATCGACCGTGGTGGAGGTCCGGGGGCAAACCCTCGGAGTGGTCGGGACCAAGGGATTCGCGGGCGGCTTCGGCCAGGCTTGCATCGCCCCCTTCGGCGAGCCCGAGATCAAGCAGTTCATGCGCGAGACCTACGCCTGCGCCGAGGCCATCGAGCAAGGCCTGACGAGCCTCGAGACCGACTACAAGGTGGTGCTCCTGCACTACTCCCCGATCCCCGAGACCCTCAAGGGCGAGAGCGTCGGAGTGTACCCCTTCCTCGGCTCGTCGATCCTCGGCGAGCCGATCGACGCCTGCGGGGCGGATCTGGTGCTGCACGGGCACGCCCACCGGGGCTCCGAGCACGGTCAGACCCCGGGGGGAGTCCCGGTGCGGAACTGCTCGATCCCGGTGCTCGGGCGGCCCTATGCGTTGTACGAGTTACAAAAGGTCCGCGAGCCCGCGCGCTACTAG
- a CDS encoding nucleotidyltransferase encodes MKRAILPRMFDAMPEARRLLASGPPAATPPIPDDHRLLSIGHEACEILKAAGVPFMVGGGVAVWAYGRRRCTKDIDLFLPSKIPFVAMDALGKRGFHTRDTDASWLYKAFKDGVLIDLIVWTTGNVRLDAETFAHTRDAEIDGLPFTLMGPEDVLFRKILSHREERRDWYDALSMLARPVANFDWEYFMSRVRPEHARRVLSFVLYAQADLGREAVPDWVVTALLKDLEVEA; translated from the coding sequence GTGAAGCGTGCTATTCTGCCGCGCATGTTCGACGCCATGCCCGAGGCGCGCCGCCTCTTGGCGAGTGGTCCGCCCGCCGCGACGCCTCCGATTCCAGACGACCACCGCCTCCTGTCCATCGGGCACGAGGCCTGCGAGATCCTGAAAGCGGCCGGCGTGCCGTTCATGGTCGGGGGCGGGGTCGCGGTGTGGGCCTACGGGCGTCGCCGCTGCACCAAGGACATCGACCTCTTCCTGCCGTCCAAGATCCCCTTCGTGGCCATGGACGCGCTCGGCAAGCGAGGCTTCCACACCCGGGACACCGATGCGAGCTGGCTTTACAAGGCCTTCAAGGACGGGGTGCTGATCGACCTCATCGTCTGGACCACGGGTAACGTGCGGCTGGACGCCGAGACCTTCGCCCACACCCGCGACGCCGAGATCGATGGTTTGCCCTTCACCCTGATGGGGCCCGAGGACGTGCTGTTCCGCAAGATCCTCTCGCACCGCGAGGAGCGCCGGGACTGGTACGACGCCCTCTCGATGCTCGCGCGGCCGGTGGCTAATTTCGACTGGGAGTACTTCATGAGCCGGGTCCGTCCCGAGCATGCCCGCCGGGTGCTGTCCTTCGTGCTGTACGCCCAGGCGGACCTCGGCCGCGAGGCGGTGCCGGACTGGGTCGTCACGGCGCTGCTCAAGGACCTGGAGGTCGAGGCCTAG